Genomic window (Geotrypetes seraphini chromosome 6, aGeoSer1.1, whole genome shotgun sequence):
GAGCGATAAGCAGGAATCAGTAAAAGGATGGGTGAACCCAAACCTGTATCAAACAGCCTCTGGCTAAGCAAAAATGCACTGGAACTTGCTGTGGAGTGGAAGGCGGGTCAAGGGAAATGAGTGAAACAGAAGGCTGTGTTAAGGGAAAATGAGAAGCAAAATATTTAGGGAATGGAGCAGGAAAAGAGCTATTAAATTCCCTGTCCCCCAAATAGAAAACACCAAATTATACCTATgctggccgggggggggggggggggggtttacaggaCCAGGAGAAGAGGAGCCAGGGTGAAGAAGAAattagggaaaaagaaaaaatattggggGAATTAGAGTCTGGTGTAGATGGGCCAAGGGAAAAGAGGGACTGGTTGGAGAAAAGTGCTATGAATGGCTTGAAGAGAACTACAAATAGGAGGAACGAGTGGCAGGATCCTAACTTTTGATATGTTCACATTACCTGCCCTGTTCTTGACATTTAGATTAGGCTTGTTACTCACTACcagttatgttttgttttttccttttttttgttctgGATGAAGGGAATTTTGCTGTGAGTTATAAattgagcacccccaatcattttcataAGTTGGCTGCTATAATTatggtaaccaaaaaaaaaaaaagcttaccccccccccctcaaaggaATGGCTAGGTTTACGTCCTCAAAAGCCTAAAACAAAAGGATTCGAAGACTACACGTTTCCTCTGCGTTCTTATATCGCAAATACCTTTAATATGTAGCAAAAGAACCTCTCGCGCCCTAGCACCACTTTCATTCCGGCCCTACCCCAGCGGAGGCAGAGCCCTCTCCCTCGCGCATCCAGTCAACACGCCAGGGTCTTGGGACCTAGCAACGCTCCGACGCAATTCGGCAATTTCCGCCAACCGCAAGGCAAGGACGAGCCCGAGCCTACTTCCGTCTAGCTCACGCCTTTTGGGCCACGCGCTCGCCCTCCCACCTTCTCGTCCCGCCTCTCGCCTTTGTCTGTGACCCGAGTACGCCTGCGCACGGTTCTGCCATCTTGCCACTTTTCCCTCCGCCCAGCTCCGTGAGCAGCCTACCCACAGCTCTGCTCCAGTCCTCCAATGCTGCGTGAGGCTCGAGAGACACTGTAAGACGGAGCTAGAGCCACACTCCCTCCTttaaacagagaaagaaaggaaaacgtgtatgagggggggggggaacgtaacAACGAACTCACTATAAATAACCGAGCCTCGCGGCGGCGACTCTCGCGCACTGCGGACTGGGGGGTATAGCTGCAGCAGTCGCCGCTGCACTGTGGAGAAAGGCTGGAGCTGTGTGTATATCGCAGTCTACGCGTGGATATTTTTCTTTCCGTACTTAAGGGGGAGTGGAATCTGAATCCGCGCGtgcttggagggggagggggagggggtgctgggcGGGCGCTTCCTGCGGGACAATGACTTCGCTCTCGGGCTGTCAGTGATGGCTCCGGCCCTGGGTTGCCCCTGTTGGCTGCGAGTTCCTGTGGCGGCCCCCAGCCCTCCCTGCTATAGTCCGGCGGCACAGCTGTAACCAGTACGGTACCGCTCCCTCTTCGGTGATAACCTGCTCAGCTTTCGTTggctttttccccccccccctcccctctcggAAGTGGATAATTTCGCCGGCCATCACATGGGCATTTGTTGATAAGATTGTGTATggccatttttaatttttttttttttaagaaaatgtgtgttttttttctttctaatgaATGCCGTTGAAGCGGAATTAGAACAATAAAAGCAAAGAGAAGAGAAAGGCTGAACTCGTCGGGGACTTAGCACAGTGTCAGACGGACCTCACGCCGAGCGCGCAGATGCCGGTTTTCTTACGTTGCTAGGAAGTTGGAGGGGAGAAGAGAGGCCGGGAGGCGACTTAAAGCCCTCCAACATTCGCCGACAACCTGCTAAGGCATACACGGCTATTTTCATAGAACCATAAAAAGGGATCCTGCACCGGCTACAGAAATGCATCAGCCCGATCCTAACGCAGAAAttagtgctaggaagatggcgcACTCGGCTGTATTCCCTAGAAGGGGCAGCAGTAGTGCTTTAACTGCGGCGGGTTCTGGCATCGGTACCAGCAATGCCATGTCCACTGACGACTACACGCCTCCTTTGCTCATCCAGCCGCCTCCTCCCGCAGCATCTTCCTCTTCTGGAGCACAGCAACAGCAGCATCCTCCTCAGAGCCTGAACCTTCTAGCTCAACCTCAGCTTCAGCCACAACCTCTTTCGCAAAGTGGAACTCTGGTGAAAAAGAAAAGTGGCTTTCAGATTACTAGCGTCACCTCTGCCCAGATATCGGCTAGCATGAGCTCCAATAACAGCATAGCAGAAGACACAGAAAGCTATGATGATCTAGACGAGTCCCACACAGAAGATTTGTCCTCTTCTGAAATATTAGACGTTTCCCTATCCAGAGCCACTGATCTAGGAGAACCTGGAAGAAGTTCTTCTGAAGAAACTTTAAATAACTTTCAAGAGGTTGAGACCCCTGGGGCTGTTTCTCCAAATCAACCTCGCCTTCCTCAGCATCATTTACCTGCTCACTCACAGCAAAATGTTATGATTAATGGAAATGTTCATTCACATCATCATCATGGACATCTACATCCTTCACATCCTGCCTCAGTTTCTGCAGGATTGTCCCCTGGTCCAGTGTCTGGAAAACTATCTCTGTCTGGAAATTGTGATAATGTTGTTCTGCCCATTCCTGTGACTTCTATTTCCTCCTCTGGTACATCTGTATCCCTGTTACCTAATATCCGCAGTGCAAGCACGACTGGTAGTATAGGTGTAAGTTCTGGTGCTAACACATTAAAGAATGTTAATATTGTAAGCATGAGTGGTAGTAATGCTAGAGGGCCAGCCAGCATGCTTGGCAGCAATATTACAAGTACTGTTAATGTAAATGCTGTGACTGGAGCCACTGGCAATGTTAATATGACTATGTTGAGTAGTACTGGGAATGGTACTAGTGCTGTCTCTGGTATTCCTAGCAATGCTGCTAATGCATCTTTAGGAACAGTGAGTGGATCAGTTGTGAACCAGCCACAGCCGCCTTTGGCTAGTACATCCAGATTTAGAGTTGTGAAACTAGATTCCAGTTCTGAACCGTTTAAAAAGGGTCGATGGACCTGCACTGAATATTATGAGAAAGAAAATGCTGCAGCAATTGCAGAAGGAGTAGCTATCAACAAAACTGTAGAAAGCATAAAACAAAACCCTCTTGATATGAGCTCTGAAAGAGAGAGCACCAGTGGGAGTTCTGTAAGTAGCACTGTAAGCACCTTGAGTCATTACACAGAAAGTGTGGGAAGTGGAGAAATGGGAGCATCTTCTGTCATGCAACAGCAAGCATTTCAGGGCTTGGGCCCACCACAGATAGACTTTGGTAATGCTGGTCTTCAGAGTATTCCAACGTCTGGTATACCTCAGAGTGTTTCTCAGGCACAGCTTGCACAACTGCAATTACAGCCTCAAGAAATAAGTTATTCACAACAAAAGCAGGTTCAGCATACTGTACAAACCAGTATAAACATTGCAGCAGGTGTTCCATCAGCTCCTGTAAATATTATAAATGTACCATCATCTCTAGGACATCAGCAGCCTCCTGTTTCAACTATGGCTCCCCAGCAGTTGCAATACAGTCAGCAGACACCATCTGTACAAACTCTACCAGCTGCACCACAACAGCAGGTAAAATATGCACAACAGCAACAGACTCCTGTTTCTCAAATGACCTCTGTACATGTAATGCCAGTGAATCAAAGTTCAGCTGCAGGCAATATGCAGGAATATGTGCAGCATCCCCCAAAACTTCAGACACCCCTGCCTTCTGTACAGCCTGGTTCCACAGGAATGGGAGCAGTTGCACCAGTTCCTCTAGTTCAAGCACAAAATCTGCAGCTTCAGATACAGTCCACAGCAGCACAAGCACAATCTTCAGTGGCAACAGCTCAACCTACTGCACATACTCAAGCAACAATGCCTTCTGTATCTGCTTGTCAGATTTTGGGTCTTAGTCAGCAAGGAAATGTAAATCAAGCTACAACTTCAGTTATACAGCAGAGTGTTCCTATGGCAATGGCACCTACACAGGTGTTGCAACCGCCACAGCCTGCCATTATTCAACAGGGAATGCAGGTGAGTGTCTCAGGACTGTCCCCACAGGTGATCATGGCACCTTCGACTCCTTTGTTGCCTGTGCAGTCCCAGACACAAGCAATGGAATCTGTGGTTCAAGGAATGCCAAGTCAGCAAATTCCTGCAGTAAGCCCTATACCCCCTGCTGCAACTGCTCCTACTGCAACTCAAGTTAGTTTAAATGTACCTCCTGGTATACCTTCAGCTCCTACGATTTTGGGTTCTTCTCTGAGTACAGCACAATCTTCAGTTGGACAAAATGTGAACTTAGTTCAAAGTGTTAGTCAACCCCCCATAATTGCAACAAGTTTGTCAGTAGCACAGAATGTGCCACAGCAGATACCACTAAGCTCTGCTCATTTTCCTGTAATGTCATTAAGTCAATCAATGGCAACTCGAATTGAAGAGGCCAGATCCCTTATGGAACATTCAGTGTCTGGTTTACCACAAGCTGCTGTTGGTGATGGAGGTGTAGGTGCTTCAGCTACCTTGGATGGAAGCAGCAGCATCTTGGCCCCTGGTTCCTTGCTTCCTTTAAAGGCATTGCCATTGCCTACCCCTCTAGTTGATGGAGAAGATGAAAGGTAAGCTATTATAATCAAAATGTTTAGTATTTATTACTGTAATCATATTTTGACTTGTAGCTGATTTGTTATGTTAAATCTTAAGTTGATGACAAACTAGTTAACATTCTAAAGCTTTGACTATAGTACTGCACTCTAGCGGAATTCTTGCTCCTGTCTCAATTTGGCTTTTTACCTGCATAACTACATAGATTTATGGTTTAATCTTTCTGTGATTTGTGAAAATTATTTGTATATGACAGTTTGTATAGTCAACAcaactgaacaaaaaaaaaaaggcttaaaaCTACTGTAATAAATGCTCAGACATTTTGAAAAATAAGCTGACAGCTAAACTGTGCTGGGCCTGATGTATTGGTATAACAAGTTTAACTTATGGTAGTTCATGTAGTGTTGCTACTGGAATTTAAACAAGATTAGAAAGATGCACTCATATTACACAACCTTTCCAAAGGTGTTTTTCTCCtgtactaacccccccccccccacacacacacacaatatccaCACCTCTCTGCATCCCTTTTTACCTATTTCTTTCTCTTGAGCTGTGGAACTTGGGAGCCCTTACTAGCTCCTCCCTTTCTGGTGGTTTTGTTGAAACTTATTTTTCAGttcctgtgtctgaattcaataaactggggaacaggcattatgcaatctcttagggagaggaggagatagtggatgggccatttggcctttaactgctgtAATGTTTCTGTGTTTCCTGTTGAAGTCTACTGCTCACATCTTAAATTTCATCAAAATCCATCCATGAGTTTCTCCCTTGATACTAGGTTACAGTAACACTTACCTATGATGCGATTTGGCTTTCTTTTTGTAAAGAACTGTAAAAATGAGATTGGAAATGAGATTTGAGAGTAGCAGTGAGGGTAGTGTGGTGGATAAATACAGTAAGTTAATATAACTGAGAAGAATAAAGCACTTGGCTGAAATGGTGTAATGACCTTTATTGGTTATGTTGCACATGTAATGGAACTGTTGGGTTATTGTAGAGCTATCTCTCCTGTATTTTGATTCACCATTTTAGTTCATTTCTGCTTTTTCCTCTTGGTTTGAGCTT
Coding sequences:
- the TSC22D1 gene encoding TSC22 domain family protein 1 isoform X1 codes for the protein MHQPDPNAEISARKMAHSAVFPRRGSSSALTAAGSGIGTSNAMSTDDYTPPLLIQPPPPAASSSSGAQQQQHPPQSLNLLAQPQLQPQPLSQSGTLVKKKSGFQITSVTSAQISASMSSNNSIAEDTESYDDLDESHTEDLSSSEILDVSLSRATDLGEPGRSSSEETLNNFQEVETPGAVSPNQPRLPQHHLPAHSQQNVMINGNVHSHHHHGHLHPSHPASVSAGLSPGPVSGKLSLSGNCDNVVLPIPVTSISSSGTSVSLLPNIRSASTTGSIGVSSGANTLKNVNIVSMSGSNARGPASMLGSNITSTVNVNAVTGATGNVNMTMLSSTGNGTSAVSGIPSNAANASLGTVSGSVVNQPQPPLASTSRFRVVKLDSSSEPFKKGRWTCTEYYEKENAAAIAEGVAINKTVESIKQNPLDMSSERESTSGSSVSSTVSTLSHYTESVGSGEMGASSVMQQQAFQGLGPPQIDFGNAGLQSIPTSGIPQSVSQAQLAQLQLQPQEISYSQQKQVQHTVQTSINIAAGVPSAPVNIINVPSSLGHQQPPVSTMAPQQLQYSQQTPSVQTLPAAPQQQVKYAQQQQTPVSQMTSVHVMPVNQSSAAGNMQEYVQHPPKLQTPLPSVQPGSTGMGAVAPVPLVQAQNLQLQIQSTAAQAQSSVATAQPTAHTQATMPSVSACQILGLSQQGNVNQATTSVIQQSVPMAMAPTQVLQPPQPAIIQQGMQVSVSGLSPQVIMAPSTPLLPVQSQTQAMESVVQGMPSQQIPAVSPIPPAATAPTATQVSLNVPPGIPSAPTILGSSLSTAQSSVGQNVNLVQSVSQPPIIATSLSVAQNVPQQIPLSSAHFPVMSLSQSMATRIEEARSLMEHSVSGLPQAAVGDGGVGASATLDGSSSILAPGSLLPLKALPLPTPLVDGEDESSSGASVVAIDNKIEQAMDLVKSHLMYAVREEVEVLKEQIKELIEKNSQLEQENSLLKTLASPEQLAQFQAQLQTSSPPAATQTPGAAQPPAQPVSQSSGSTA
- the TSC22D1 gene encoding TSC22 domain family protein 1 isoform X2 translates to MHQPDPNAEISARKMAHSAVFPRRGSSSALTAAGSGIGTSNAMSTDDYTPPLLIQPPPPAASSSSGAQQQQHPPQSLNLLAQPQLQPQPLSQSGTLVKKKSGFQITSVTSAQISASMSSNNSIAEDTESYDDLDESHTEDLSSSEILDVSLSRATDLGEPGRSSSEETLNNFQEVETPGAVSPNQPRLPQHHLPAHSQQNVMINGNVHSHHHHGHLHPSHPASVSAGLSPGPVSGKLSLSGNCDNVVLPIPVTSISSSGTSVSLLPNIRSASTTGSIGVSSGANTLKNVNIVSMSGSNARGPASMLGSNITSTVNVNAVTGATGNVNMTMLSSTGNGTSAVSGIPSNAANASLGTVSGSVVNQPQPPLASTSRFRVVKLDSSSEPFKKGRWTCTEYYEKENAAAIAEGVAINKTVESIKQNPLDMSSERESTSGSSVSSTVSTLSHYTESVGSGEMGASSVMQQQAFQGLGPPQIDFGNAGLQSIPTSGIPQSVSQAQLAQLQLQPQEISYSQQKQVQHTVQTSINIAAGVPSAPVNIINVPSSLGHQQPPVSTMAPQQLQYSQQTPSVQTLPAAPQQQVKYAQQQQTPVSQMTSVHVMPVNQSSAAGNMQEYVQHPPKLQTPLPSVQPGSTGMGAVAPVPLVQAQNLQLQIQSTAAQAQSSVATAQPTAHTQATMPSVSACQILGLSQQGNVNQATTSVIQQSVPMAMAPTQVLQPPQPAIIQQGMQVSVSGLSPQVIMAPSTPLLPVQSQTQAMESVVQGMPSQQIPAVSPIPPAATAPTATQVSLNVPPGIPSAPTILGSSLSTAQSSVGQNVNLVQSVSQPPIIATSLSVAQNVPQQIPLSSAHFPVMSLSQSMATRIEEARSLMEHSVSGLPQAAVGDGGVGASATLDGSSSILAPGSLLPLKALPLPTPLVDGEDESYMW